In one Juglans regia cultivar Chandler chromosome 11, Walnut 2.0, whole genome shotgun sequence genomic region, the following are encoded:
- the LOC108982966 gene encoding tyrosine-protein phosphatase DSP5, translated as MGLIILEEQENEAILIPPFNFSMVEDGIFRSGFPQPSNFAFLESLNLRSIIYLCPEPYPQENLEFLRSRNIRLFQFGIEGKTEISVSIPKDTIMEALKVLVDVRNHPVLIHCKRGKHRTGCLVGCLRKFQNWCLSSVFEEYQRFAGAKSRVTDMTFLETFDAMRLRQCLYSIIYQYQGFGSNKRRLLYREDNMQKPRVTSI; from the exons ATGGGACTCATTATATTGGAAGAGCAAGAGAATGAAGCCATCTTGATCCCTCCCTTCAATTTCTCCATGGTCGAAGATGGCATTTTCAGATCCGGATTCCCTCAACCCTCCAATTTCGCCTTCCTCGAGTCGCTTAATCTCCGATCAATCAT ATATTTGTGTCCCGAACCCTATCCGCAAGAAAACTTGGAGTTTCTTCGCTCTCGTAATATTCGGCTCTTTCAGTTTGGAATCGAGGGGAAGACG GAGATCTCTGTATCCATTCCGAAGGATACTATTATGGAAGCTTTGAAAGTTTTAGTTG ATGTGAGAAAtcatccagttttgattcattgcAAGCGTGGGAAG CATCGGACTGGTTGTCTAGTTGGTTGCCTGAGAAAGTTTCAGAATTGGTGTTTGTCTTCTGTGTTTGAGGAGTACCAACGGTTTGCTGGTGCAAAATCAAGGGTAACAGATATGACATTTTTAGAGACATTCGACGCAATGCGCCTTAGGCAGTGTCTGTACAGCATTATATATCAGTATCAAGGATTTGGTTCAAACAAGAGGCGATTGCTGTACAGAGAGGATAATATGCAAAAGCCTCGAGTTACGTCAATTTAG